One Verrucomicrobiia bacterium genomic window, TCGTTGGCGACCTCGAGTTCAATGGCGTTGGCATCGACCGAGACGGCCCGCAACGGCGCGAACCAAAGATTGAAAATGTCGGCGCTCAACATGGCCTTCAACTGAGCCTGCGCCGCGCCCCATACCTTGTCTGCTGAAACCTGCATTTGCCTCCCTTAAGCCTTGTTTTCGACCGTTTTATTCACCTTGCCACTTTACACGGATGTAACACGTCATTCGGTTTGTCGTTTTACCATCAAATCGCACCCGGGCCAGAAAAAAGCTTTCGGCGGCATCGGGATTCTTGCGGTCGCTTTCACGGCTTGGTTGTAAGTCATTCAAAAACAATGTTTTAGATTCTTGAAAAAACAGGCGGCCGGCTGGTTGAAACGAGACGGCCGCGCGCTGGGAACTCAGTTCTGATCTCCAATGAGTATCTAGGAGAAGGACACGGGGGAGACGAGGACAACATATTTTTTGTTGTTCACGAGTTATTCACACCGTGCGTTCATCAATAAATCCGGCCCTGAAATGATATTTTGAAACGTCAAAGCGCCCCGTTGCCGGGGCGCCTGTCGTGGAAACATTGGGGGCTCACACGTCGTAATACATGGAGAACTCGTAGGGATGCGGCCGCAGGCGCAGCGCGTCGTGCTCCTTGCGCTTGCTGCTGATCCACATCTCCAAAAAGTCGCGCGTGAACACATCGCCCTTGAGCAAAAAGTCGTGATCGCGTTCCAGGTGATCCAGAGCCTCGCCGAGGCTGCCCGCGACGTTGGGCACCTGCTTCAGTTCTTCGGGAGGCAGCTCGTAGATGTTTTTGTCCAGCGGTTCGCCCGGTTCGATTTTATTGACGATGCCGTCCAGGCCCGCCATGAGCAGCGCCGCGAAGGCGAGGTAGGGATTCGCGGCCGGATCGGGCGGGCGATATTCGATGCGCTTCGCCTTCGGGCTGTCGCTATACATCGGGATGCGCACGGCGGCGGAGCGGTTGCGGGCGGAGTAGGCGAGGTTCACGGGTGCCTCGAAGCCGGGCACGAGGCGTTTGTAGCTGTTCGTCGTAGGGTTGCACAGTGCGCACAGGGCCTTGGCGTGTTTGAGCAGGCCGCCAATGTAATAGAGCGCCATCCGGCTGAGGCCGCCGTATTCATTGCCGGCGAAGAGCGGTTTGCCCTTTTTCCACAATGACTGGTGCGTGTGCATGCCGGAACCGTTGTCGCCGAAGAGGGGTTTGGGCATGAAGCACGCCGTCTTGCCATGCCGCTTGGCGACGTTTTTGACGACGTATTTGTAAACCATCATCGCGTCGGCGGCGCGCACGAGGGTGTCGAAGCGGTAGTCAATTTCCGCCTGACCGGCGGTGGCGACTTCGTGGTGCTGGCGCTCAATTTTGACGCCGAGTTCCTCCATGATCAGGCACATTTCGGTCCGGATGTCCTGCTGCGTGTCGGCGGGGGCGACGGGGAAATACCCTTCCTTGTGGCGGATTTTGTAACCAAGGTTCGGCATCTCGTCCCGTCCGGTATTCCACACCGCTTCGTCGCTCTCCACGGAGTAAAATGACCCGTTGCTGCGCGAGTCATATTGCACGTTGTCGAAAATGAAGAATTCCGCCTCGGGCCCCATGAATGACTGGTCGGCCAGACCAGTGGAGAGAAGGTATTTCTCGGCCTTCTGCGCTATGCCGCGTGGATCGCGTGAATAGGGTTCCTTGGTGCCCGTTTCCGCGATGGTGGAGGTCAGGCTCAGCGTCGGCACGGAGCAAAACGGATCGATGAATGCCGTGGCCGGGTCTGGCAGGGCCAGCATGTCGCTCGCTTCAATGCTCTTCCACCCGCGAATGGACGAGCCGTCAAAACCCAGTCCCTCCGCGAAGACCTCCTCGGTCAATTCCGCGATGGGACAGGAGAAGTGCTGCCAGGTGCCAAAGGTGTCCACGAACTTGATATCCACCATTTTTGCGCCGTGTTGCTTGGCCATTTCGATGACTGATTTGGGGGTGCTCATAATGTGGTTGCTCCATTTATTCGTGGTTGCGGCAAAAGCCGGAGGTTTGCCTGCGGGTTGTTTCGGGCCCGGACCGCCGTGTCCGTGGGGAAAATAAAGGCCATGCCTCAACGACTTTTCCTGTCCCGGCCGGCGTGATTTCGCCCAGCTTGCAAGGCTCGCGGAGGGCTGCGTTCATTTTCATCGGACGGTGGATGCGGTGATACTAGTCCGGCCGGGAAGCGAGTAAACAGGAATGTGCAGACCGCGAATGTGCCGGCGCATCCGGGCTTGTCCTTGCCGCGCTCCGGTGGCGGCCATTGCCCGGCAGACCAATTTAAGTGGGGGCCGGCTCATTCGGTGCGGCGACGGGTCCTTATAGCTTATCCATGTTAGATGTTTCGATAATACCTTTCTTGCGGACTTGACGGCAATAAGTGGCTATGATTTGTTACGTGCGTATTCAGCAGGGAAAATATGAGGCCAGCAAGAAGCTGGGTGTTCTTTGAAGATTTTTAAGATTTCGGCGCCGTATTAATAGTTCAGGTCGGCGTCGATGTTCTCCGAAATCCTGCTGTTGAACTAATCGAAAATTCCCCGGGCCTTTCAGCCACCCTCTGGCTGTCTGGCCCGGTTTTTGTTTTTACGGATTCAACTTTGCCGGGTCTGCCGCAGCAGCGACCAGCCGCGCGTGAACACCTCCGGCGGGAAACCCATGGCGACTTTGAGCTGGTAATCCCGCTCCAGGACGTTGGGCTGGCGCCGGGATTGCCGCCACGCCCGCCAGTCAACGAAGCCACGCAGCCACGCCCACAGCCCTTCCACGGGCACCGGGTAATCGCTGCCGTGCACCATCCGCCCGACCACTTCCGGCTTCAGACAGGTGCGCACGTGTCGTCCGCGCAAGGGCACGTTGAAGGCGCTGATGTCGCCGTAGAGCCGTGGGTGATGGTTGAACATTTCCAACAGGGTGAAAAAATACTCCGGATCGGTCAGGCCGCTTTTCGTGGCGCAATGCGCGGCAATGACCGTGACCCCGCATTCCAAGGGCAGGCGCAGCACGGCGGGATTCGCCAGGTCCGGCCGCACCACGGGCACTGTGTGTTCGCCGCCCGTGTGGGCCAGCAGTGGCAGGCCGGCGGCCGCCATGCGTTCCCAAAACTTGGTGAAGCGGCGGTCGTTGCAATCGATGTTGTGGCAATTGGGCAGGCATTTCATCGCCGCCGCACCTTGGGCGAGGCAGCGCTCCAGTTCGTCGAGCGCGTCGGGCCGGGCGGGGTGAATGGACACGGCGGGCAGAAATTCGGGGTGCTCGCGCGCCAGCTGCAGCACGTAGTCGTTGGGCACATAAAACGAACCCACGTCCGGCAGTTTGCGGCCGCGTTCGTCGTAAACCTCGTCATGCGCCAGAATGAGCGCTCCGCCCAAGGATGATTGGCGGATCTGGGCCAGCAGATGCTCGACGTAGAGCGCGTCGAAATTCCGGTCGAAGGCGTCGGCTGGCAGGCCGGCGTGCCGCAGCATCAGGGCCGCCAGAGGCCGATGCCAGCCGCGAACGCGCAGCCAGCAGCCGGTGCCGCTGGCGCCCGTGCCGACGATGTGGACGTGAAAATCCAGCGGCTTGATTGACGGGGGCGGCGCGGCGGGCGTTTGCATGGCGACAGGTTGCCGACGCCATGCAGGGCGGGACAACCGAATTTTCCTGGTCGCCGTGGTGGTCGCCGGGCATCCTCGGTGTTCCTCATTTGACCGCCGTCCGGCCAGCCGGCATCGTGGGCGCATGTTCACTTGGAAACGCAGTGTGATCGTCGCGGCCGCCACCGCTTTTGCCGCGGGTTGCGCCACCTACTCCCGGACTGTGAAGTTGCATTATCCTGTCACGCCCACCACCAACGTCGTGGACAATTACCACGGCACGCTCGTCGCGGATCCCTATCGCTGGCTGGAGGATGACAACTCGCCGCAAACCAAGGCGTGGGTCGAGGCCGAGAACAAGGTGACGTTCGCCTATCTGAACGCGATTCCGGGCCGCGCCGCCCTCAAGGCGCGGCTGACCAGTCTGTGGAATTACGAGCGCTACGGCGTGCCCTTCAAGGCCGGTGACCGGTATTTCTACTCGCGCAACGACGGCCTGCAAAATCAGAGCGTGCTCTACACCGTGGATTCCCTGAACGGCGAACCGCGGGTGCTGCTCGATCCGAACACGTTGTCCAAGGACGGCACGGTGGCGCTGGCCGGAATCGCCATCAGCGAGGACGGCAATCGGATGGCCTACGGCCTGGCCACGGCGGGTTCGGATTGGAATGAATGGAAAGTCCGTGACGTGCGCACCGGGCAGGATCTGCCCGACCATCTGCAATGGGTGAAGTTCAGCGGCGCGTCCTGGCTCAAGGACGGCAGCGGGTTTTTCTACAGCCGTTACGATGCGCCCAAGCCCGGCGCGGCGCTGACCGGCGTGAACAAATTTCAAAAGCTCTATCTTCACAAGCTCGGCACGGACCAGTCGGCGGATGAACTCGTTTACGAGCGCAAGGACCAACCCGACTGGGGTTTTGGCGGCGATGTCACGGAAGATGGGCGCTACCTCATCATCACCGTGAGCGAAGGCACCGATCCGAAGAACCGCGTGCTTTACCGGGACCTCACCCGGCCGGGCGCGCCGGTGGTCGAGCTGCTGATGGATTTCGACGCCAGCTACAACTTCGTCGGCAACGACGGTCCGGTGTTCTGGTTCAAGACCGATCTCAATGCGCCGCGCGGCCGGGTCATCGCCGTGGATGTGACGCAGCCGGCGCGCGCGAACTGGCGCGAAGTCATCCCACAAAGCGCGGAAACCCTGCAAGGCGTCAGCGTCCTGAACAATCAATTTGTGGCCGAATACCTCAAGGACGCGCATACGGCGGTGAAGGTATTCCGGCTCGACGGCACCTTCGCCCATGACGTGGCCCTGCCCGGACTGGGCACAGCGGGCGGTTTCGGAGGCAAACGGAATTATACCGAGACGTTTTACAGCTTCACCAGCTTTACCGCGCCGGGAACGATTTACCGCTACGACCTGACGACGGGCGAGAGCACCGTGTTCCGCCAGCCCAGGGTGGATTTCGACGCCGATGCCTACGAGACGAGGCAGGTCTTTTACACCAGCAAGGACGGCACCCGCGTGCCGATGTTCATTGTCAGCAAGCGCGGCCTCCGGCTCGACGGCCAGAATCCCACGCTCCTTTACGGCTACGGCGGGTTCGACATCAGCCTGACGCCCGGCTTCAGCGTCAGCCGCATTGCGTGGCTGGAAATGGGCGGCGTTTATGCACTGGCAAACTTGCGGGGCGGCGGCGAATACGGCGAAGAATGGCACCAGGCCGGGACGAAACTGCACAAGCAAAACGTCTTCGACGACTTCATCGGTGCCGCGGAATGGTTAATTGCCAACCACTACACGTCACCGAAGAAGCTCGCGATTCAGGGCGGCAGCAACGGCGGCCTGCTCATCGGCGCCTGCATGACGCAGCGGCCGGATCTCTTTGGCGTGGCGCTGCCGGCGGTCGGCGTGATGGACATGCTGCGCTTCCATAAATTCACCATCGGCTGGGCGTGGGCGTCGGATTACGGTTCCTCCGACGATCCGGGGCAGTTCAAGGCGCTTTACGCCTACTCGCCGTATCACAACTTGAAGCCCGGGGTGAAATACCCCGCGACATTGATCACCACGGCGGATCACGACGATCGCGTGGTGCCGGCGCACAGCTTCAAGTTCGCCGCGCGCTTGCAGGCCGATCAGGCAGGCCATCAGCCGGTGCTGATCCGCATCGAAACCAAGGCCGGGCACGGCGCAGGCAAACCCACCACCAAACTGATTGAAGAAACCACCGACATCCTGAGCTTCCTCGCGAAGAATCTCGGGATGGGCGAACCGTTCGCCGGACGCCAGCCGTAAGCAGCGCCCCGCTCAGTTGCGCCCGGTCTTGCCCCGGTTCAGCGCTTCGGTGAACCAATCCACCGGCTGCGGCTTGGCCGGCTTGGCGGGCGGGCGCGGGCCGCTGGAACCGCCGCCCGCGATGCGCCCGGCCGGCGCACCGATTTGCGGTGCGGCCTTCATGGAAAGCCCGATGCGTTTGCGCGGCAGGTCCACTTCCATCACGGTTACCATGACCTTTTGATGCACCTTCACGACTTCGGCCGGATCCTTCACAAACCGGTCC contains:
- the glnA gene encoding type I glutamate--ammonia ligase; translated protein: MSTPKSVIEMAKQHGAKMVDIKFVDTFGTWQHFSCPIAELTEEVFAEGLGFDGSSIRGWKSIEASDMLALPDPATAFIDPFCSVPTLSLTSTIAETGTKEPYSRDPRGIAQKAEKYLLSTGLADQSFMGPEAEFFIFDNVQYDSRSNGSFYSVESDEAVWNTGRDEMPNLGYKIRHKEGYFPVAPADTQQDIRTEMCLIMEELGVKIERQHHEVATAGQAEIDYRFDTLVRAADAMMVYKYVVKNVAKRHGKTACFMPKPLFGDNGSGMHTHQSLWKKGKPLFAGNEYGGLSRMALYYIGGLLKHAKALCALCNPTTNSYKRLVPGFEAPVNLAYSARNRSAAVRIPMYSDSPKAKRIEYRPPDPAANPYLAFAALLMAGLDGIVNKIEPGEPLDKNIYELPPEELKQVPNVAGSLGEALDHLERDHDFLLKGDVFTRDFLEMWISSKRKEHDALRLRPHPYEFSMYYDV
- a CDS encoding amidohydrolase family protein, whose translation is MQTPAAPPPSIKPLDFHVHIVGTGASGTGCWLRVRGWHRPLAALMLRHAGLPADAFDRNFDALYVEHLLAQIRQSSLGGALILAHDEVYDERGRKLPDVGSFYVPNDYVLQLAREHPEFLPAVSIHPARPDALDELERCLAQGAAAMKCLPNCHNIDCNDRRFTKFWERMAAAGLPLLAHTGGEHTVPVVRPDLANPAVLRLPLECGVTVIAAHCATKSGLTDPEYFFTLLEMFNHHPRLYGDISAFNVPLRGRHVRTCLKPEVVGRMVHGSDYPVPVEGLWAWLRGFVDWRAWRQSRRQPNVLERDYQLKVAMGFPPEVFTRGWSLLRQTRQS
- a CDS encoding prolyl oligopeptidase family serine peptidase, yielding MFTWKRSVIVAAATAFAAGCATYSRTVKLHYPVTPTTNVVDNYHGTLVADPYRWLEDDNSPQTKAWVEAENKVTFAYLNAIPGRAALKARLTSLWNYERYGVPFKAGDRYFYSRNDGLQNQSVLYTVDSLNGEPRVLLDPNTLSKDGTVALAGIAISEDGNRMAYGLATAGSDWNEWKVRDVRTGQDLPDHLQWVKFSGASWLKDGSGFFYSRYDAPKPGAALTGVNKFQKLYLHKLGTDQSADELVYERKDQPDWGFGGDVTEDGRYLIITVSEGTDPKNRVLYRDLTRPGAPVVELLMDFDASYNFVGNDGPVFWFKTDLNAPRGRVIAVDVTQPARANWREVIPQSAETLQGVSVLNNQFVAEYLKDAHTAVKVFRLDGTFAHDVALPGLGTAGGFGGKRNYTETFYSFTSFTAPGTIYRYDLTTGESTVFRQPRVDFDADAYETRQVFYTSKDGTRVPMFIVSKRGLRLDGQNPTLLYGYGGFDISLTPGFSVSRIAWLEMGGVYALANLRGGGEYGEEWHQAGTKLHKQNVFDDFIGAAEWLIANHYTSPKKLAIQGGSNGGLLIGACMTQRPDLFGVALPAVGVMDMLRFHKFTIGWAWASDYGSSDDPGQFKALYAYSPYHNLKPGVKYPATLITTADHDDRVVPAHSFKFAARLQADQAGHQPVLIRIETKAGHGAGKPTTKLIEETTDILSFLAKNLGMGEPFAGRQP